Proteins encoded within one genomic window of Halodesulfurarchaeum formicicum:
- a CDS encoding thioredoxin family protein → MAEVTLIDFHADWCGPCKTQDPIIEELEADYADSVTFEFVDVDANPDMANEYQVRSIPTVVVTAGDEVIERFVGVTQREPIEEALQSAGA, encoded by the coding sequence ATGGCCGAGGTAACCCTGATCGACTTTCACGCCGACTGGTGTGGGCCCTGCAAGACCCAGGACCCGATCATCGAGGAGCTCGAAGCGGATTACGCCGATTCGGTGACCTTCGAGTTCGTCGACGTCGATGCGAATCCCGACATGGCAAACGAGTATCAGGTCCGCTCGATCCCCACGGTGGTCGTCACGGCTGGCGACGAGGTAATTGAACGCTTCGTCGGCGTGACCCAGCGCGAACCGATCGAGGAGGCCCTGCAGTCCGCCGGCGCGTAG
- a CDS encoding NOG1 family protein, with product MIFEDLQTTPTASELLDTAFSRAARAGRAKHGVEAQQSMLQTASNVLSDNLEYVVRDWPDFETLDPFYYELADALVGVDELRQHLSEVSWAGRKTHELGREYIGRLPKGDADAAKKIRQQAFARMGSVMNEVAADLEAIGEARNTLSKLPDIDPEVPTIAVAGYPNVGKTAFVNSVTRAHNETAAYPFTTTGINVGHVERDHLTYQIVDTPGLLDRPENERNEIESQATSALAHVADLVLYFYDPSETCGYPLEDQQALQAEIEATVDAPMIVVCSKADLSEAIEADHYLTIPSETAGEAVGETPMEVLEAAIERLDVDIELPFER from the coding sequence ATGATTTTCGAGGACCTCCAGACCACGCCCACCGCCTCGGAGCTCCTCGACACGGCGTTCTCGCGGGCGGCCCGGGCCGGCCGGGCCAAGCACGGCGTCGAGGCCCAGCAGTCGATGTTGCAGACGGCTTCGAACGTCCTCAGCGACAACCTCGAGTACGTCGTCCGGGACTGGCCGGACTTCGAGACCCTCGATCCGTTCTACTACGAGCTCGCCGACGCGCTCGTGGGTGTCGATGAGCTCCGCCAGCATCTCTCCGAGGTCTCCTGGGCCGGGCGCAAGACACACGAACTCGGCCGCGAATACATCGGTCGGCTCCCCAAAGGGGACGCCGACGCCGCGAAGAAGATCCGGCAGCAGGCCTTCGCCCGAATGGGCTCGGTCATGAACGAGGTCGCTGCGGACCTCGAAGCCATCGGTGAGGCCCGGAACACGCTCTCGAAACTCCCCGACATCGACCCCGAGGTCCCGACCATCGCGGTCGCAGGCTACCCCAACGTCGGGAAGACGGCCTTCGTCAACAGCGTGACCCGCGCCCACAACGAGACCGCCGCCTACCCCTTTACCACCACGGGAATCAACGTCGGCCACGTCGAGCGGGACCACCTGACCTACCAGATCGTCGATACGCCGGGGCTCCTGGACCGGCCGGAAAATGAGCGAAACGAGATCGAGTCCCAGGCCACGAGCGCGCTCGCCCACGTCGCCGATCTGGTGCTTTACTTCTATGACCCGAGTGAGACCTGTGGCTATCCCCTGGAGGATCAGCAGGCGCTGCAGGCCGAGATCGAGGCGACCGTCGACGCGCCGATGATCGTTGTCTGTAGCAAGGCCGACCTCTCAGAAGCAATCGAGGCCGATCACTACCTGACGATCCCGAGTGAGACTGCGGGCGAGGCCGTGGGCGAGACACCCATGGAAGTCCTCGAGGCCGCGATCGAACGACTCGACGTGGACATCGAGTTGCCCTTCGAGCGCTGA
- the engB gene encoding GTP-binding protein EngB, translating into MFETRPDRSMEVVLVGRSNVGKSTLMRQLTGHTFDTGRNPGVTRRPNHYDWASEDFVITDLPGFGFMSGVPEETREQIKTDVVRYLEAHAEKILVGVLVLDGKAAVDIIDRHLEREELPHDVEFFSLLEELGIQPVVAVNKIDKVEDRDQRLDEIADRLGMMPPWTQWQDVIAPISAKQGRIQALQDAVNAQFEAAKQEELKQFFS; encoded by the coding sequence ATGTTCGAGACGCGACCGGACCGCTCGATGGAGGTGGTACTCGTGGGCCGGTCCAACGTGGGGAAATCGACACTCATGCGGCAGCTAACCGGCCACACCTTCGACACCGGCCGCAACCCGGGGGTCACCCGCCGCCCCAACCACTACGACTGGGCGAGCGAGGACTTCGTCATCACCGACCTGCCGGGTTTTGGCTTCATGTCGGGCGTGCCCGAGGAGACCCGCGAGCAGATCAAAACCGACGTGGTCCGGTACCTGGAGGCCCACGCCGAGAAGATCCTCGTGGGCGTACTCGTCCTCGACGGGAAGGCCGCCGTGGACATCATCGACCGCCACCTGGAACGAGAGGAACTCCCACACGACGTAGAGTTTTTCTCCCTGCTCGAGGAACTCGGCATCCAGCCGGTCGTGGCGGTGAACAAGATCGACAAGGTCGAGGATCGGGACCAGCGGCTGGACGAGATCGCCGACCGGCTTGGGATGATGCCCCCCTGGACCCAGTGGCAGGACGTCATCGCCCCGATCTCGGCGAAACAGGGCCGGATTCAGGCCCTCCAGGACGCCGTGAACGCACAGTTCGAGGCGGCAAAGCAGGAAGAGCTCAAACAGTTCTTCTCGTAA
- a CDS encoding preprotein translocase subunit Sec61beta produces MSSGQNSGGLMSSAGLVRYFDSEGSNAITMDPKTIVAFGALFGILVRILTIVSL; encoded by the coding sequence ATGAGCAGCGGACAGAACTCCGGCGGCCTGATGTCCAGTGCCGGCCTGGTCCGGTACTTCGACTCGGAGGGTTCGAATGCGATCACGATGGACCCGAAGACCATCGTCGCCTTCGGCGCTCTCTTTGGCATTCTCGTCCGGATTTTGACCATCGTCTCCCTCTGA
- a CDS encoding TIGR00341 family protein: MRLVQIAVPTGKRGTVLETLDSLDIEYVVSEETGSRNIAAVVEFPLPASAVEDVLDELREVGVDEEAITVVIEAQTVISRKFDALKDRYEEANKEDPAKIAREELVATVDGLAPDISTYVVMSIISAIVATAGILLDSPAVVVGSMVIAPLIGPAMATSVGSVVADREIFVRGVTRQAIGFGVAIPAAALFALFAKSVNLVPPGIDLLAIEQVSGRLSPDFLSLAVALGAGVAGALSLSTGVSTALVGVMIAAALIPPTAVIGIGIAWAMPQAVLGASVLVLVNVLSINLAALLVLWYEGYQPEDWFQLSEARTATLKRIAVLAVAIAALSVFLGATTLATYQNATFEDQVQTEVEGTLAGIEDAELLEVEFKHRQTLLYRDVDSVVVSVGVRAGDSPPEGLAAELSTRIETETGQSVPIEVRYLAIERAG, translated from the coding sequence GTGCGCCTGGTCCAGATCGCGGTGCCGACGGGGAAACGAGGGACGGTCCTCGAGACCCTCGACTCCCTCGACATCGAGTACGTCGTCTCCGAGGAGACCGGCTCCCGAAACATCGCCGCCGTCGTGGAATTCCCGCTCCCGGCGTCGGCCGTCGAGGACGTGCTCGACGAACTGCGCGAGGTAGGGGTGGACGAAGAGGCCATCACCGTGGTCATCGAGGCCCAGACCGTCATTTCTCGGAAGTTCGACGCGCTGAAGGACCGATACGAGGAGGCGAACAAGGAGGACCCGGCCAAGATCGCCCGCGAGGAACTCGTGGCCACGGTCGACGGACTTGCGCCCGACATTTCGACTTACGTGGTGATGTCGATTATCAGCGCCATCGTCGCCACCGCAGGGATCCTGCTCGACTCGCCGGCGGTGGTCGTCGGCTCGATGGTGATCGCCCCACTCATCGGTCCGGCGATGGCCACGAGCGTGGGTTCAGTCGTTGCGGACCGGGAGATCTTCGTCCGCGGGGTGACCCGCCAGGCGATCGGGTTCGGCGTCGCCATTCCCGCGGCCGCGCTGTTTGCGCTCTTTGCGAAGTCGGTCAACCTCGTCCCGCCAGGGATCGATCTGCTGGCGATCGAGCAGGTAAGCGGCCGGCTCTCGCCGGACTTCCTCTCGCTGGCGGTCGCACTGGGAGCAGGGGTGGCCGGGGCGTTGAGCCTCTCGACCGGCGTGTCGACGGCCCTGGTCGGTGTCATGATCGCCGCGGCGTTGATTCCCCCGACCGCGGTCATCGGGATCGGTATCGCCTGGGCGATGCCCCAGGCCGTCCTCGGGGCGTCGGTCCTGGTTCTGGTGAACGTCCTCTCGATCAACCTGGCTGCGCTTCTCGTGTTGTGGTACGAGGGGTACCAGCCGGAGGACTGGTTCCAGCTATCCGAAGCGCGGACGGCCACGCTCAAGCGGATCGCCGTCCTGGCCGTCGCGATCGCCGCCCTCTCGGTGTTCCTGGGCGCGACCACGCTGGCGACCTACCAGAACGCGACCTTCGAGGATCAGGTACAGACGGAAGTCGAGGGCACGCTCGCAGGAATCGAAGACGCGGAACTGCTCGAAGTCGAGTTCAAGCACCGACAGACGCTGCTCTACCGTGACGTCGACAGCGTCGTCGTCTCGGTCGGGGTCAGGGCAGGGGACTCCCCACCGGAAGGCCTTGCAGCGGAACTCTCCACCCGGATCGAAACGGAGACGGGCCAGTCGGTACCCATCGAAGTGCGATACCTGGCGATCGAACGGGCCGGCTGA
- a CDS encoding bifunctional nuclease family protein, with protein MDAYIDGVRVAGTAEGPVPVVLLGVEDQTDVLPIFIGFDEAVSIARGLDARDIGRPLTHDLTLDIIEELGGRVEKVVVTGLEEGTYIADLHLNTPRADAVIDARPSDSLALAARTDAPIAIAESVFETGGRAPEEFDDLEDIREVTDI; from the coding sequence ATGGATGCGTATATCGACGGGGTGCGGGTCGCCGGGACGGCGGAGGGGCCGGTTCCGGTGGTACTGCTGGGAGTCGAGGACCAAACCGACGTGCTCCCCATCTTCATCGGCTTCGACGAAGCGGTCAGCATCGCCCGCGGCCTGGACGCCCGGGACATCGGCCGGCCGCTGACCCACGACCTCACGCTCGACATCATCGAGGAGCTCGGTGGCCGGGTCGAGAAGGTAGTCGTCACCGGCCTGGAGGAGGGAACCTACATCGCCGATCTGCACCTGAACACGCCCCGTGCAGACGCGGTCATCGACGCCCGGCCGAGCGACTCCCTGGCCCTTGCGGCCCGAACCGACGCGCCAATCGCCATCGCGGAATCGGTCTTCGAGACCGGCGGGCGGGCTCCCGAGGAGTTCGACGACCTGGAGGACATCCGGGAGGTCACGGACATATGA
- the hisE gene encoding phosphoribosyl-ATP diphosphatase translates to MSDAILEALFETIEDRKARLPEDSYTASLFTHEKGENAVLEKLGEETTELILAAKDEDETEIAHESADLVYHLLVLLAMQDMELADLLAELETRRE, encoded by the coding sequence ATGAGCGACGCGATCCTCGAGGCCCTCTTCGAGACCATCGAGGACCGGAAAGCGCGCCTGCCCGAGGACTCCTACACGGCGTCGCTTTTCACCCACGAGAAGGGCGAGAACGCGGTGCTGGAGAAACTGGGCGAGGAGACCACCGAACTCATTCTGGCCGCCAAGGACGAGGACGAAACGGAGATCGCCCACGAGTCCGCCGACCTGGTCTATCACCTGCTCGTGTTGCTCGCCATGCAGGACATGGAGCTTGCAGACCTGCTCGCGGAGCTCGAAACCCGCCGAGAGTAA
- a CDS encoding NUDIX domain-containing protein — MEGLTLGSGESLPVRNEYLLGPVAPPMETRSVVTVFLTNGGEVLLLRRSEAVGSYPGRWGGVAGHVEPGDTPLSAAKREIREETGLDTQAVTLVSSGEPFPVTDPDLDMEWTVHPFRFETGSRDVQSNWETTETAWVPPPAICDRETVPDLWRSWDRVRPTVEQVRADSESGSATLSKRALEVLRDEATLIAADGGDWDDIAQVALDLRTAREAMVVLQVRVDQVMAEARDDRTPDAVREAAIEALSQAEVADRAAAELAAERVEGQTVLTLSRSGTVEQALERGSPETVWVPVSRPGGEGRELASDLAEAGLDVRLTSDANISGAVHEADVVLLGADTLLANGDVINKVGTTAAALAGNHFDVPVSVIAATAKISPSEHPPDLSDGEAGHEQLSAPESVTVVDPVFERTSAALVDGYLTEDGVLDADAISEYAADHTQAAAWKQSLTGPSANDGPGRQ; from the coding sequence ATGGAGGGGCTCACTCTCGGGTCGGGTGAAAGCCTGCCGGTCCGAAACGAGTACCTGCTGGGGCCCGTAGCCCCGCCCATGGAGACGCGATCGGTCGTCACCGTCTTTCTAACGAACGGCGGGGAGGTGTTGCTCCTCCGGCGCAGCGAGGCAGTTGGCTCCTATCCGGGCCGCTGGGGTGGGGTCGCCGGTCACGTCGAACCCGGAGACACCCCGCTTTCGGCCGCGAAGCGAGAAATCCGCGAAGAGACGGGCCTCGATACCCAGGCCGTCACGCTCGTCTCCTCGGGCGAGCCATTCCCTGTCACCGACCCTGACCTCGACATGGAGTGGACGGTTCACCCGTTCCGATTCGAGACGGGGAGCCGGGACGTGCAGTCGAACTGGGAGACCACGGAGACCGCCTGGGTCCCGCCGCCGGCAATCTGTGACCGGGAGACGGTGCCCGACCTCTGGCGGTCCTGGGACCGGGTTCGTCCCACGGTCGAGCAGGTTCGTGCGGACTCCGAATCCGGATCGGCGACGCTTTCGAAACGCGCCCTCGAAGTCCTCCGGGACGAAGCGACGCTGATCGCGGCTGACGGCGGCGACTGGGACGACATCGCGCAGGTCGCCCTCGACCTCCGGACGGCTCGCGAGGCGATGGTTGTCCTGCAGGTGCGCGTCGATCAGGTCATGGCCGAGGCCAGGGACGATCGAACTCCGGACGCGGTCCGCGAGGCCGCGATCGAAGCGCTCTCCCAGGCGGAAGTTGCGGACCGGGCCGCCGCCGAACTGGCCGCGGAGCGAGTCGAGGGCCAGACCGTCCTCACACTCTCCCGGTCCGGGACGGTCGAGCAGGCCCTCGAACGCGGCTCCCCCGAGACCGTCTGGGTACCCGTCTCCCGTCCGGGTGGGGAAGGTCGGGAATTAGCGAGTGACCTGGCGGAGGCGGGCCTGGACGTTCGGCTCACGAGCGACGCCAACATCTCTGGAGCCGTCCACGAGGCAGACGTGGTGCTGCTCGGCGCGGACACCCTGCTCGCGAACGGCGATGTCATCAACAAGGTCGGGACGACGGCGGCCGCACTTGCTGGGAATCACTTCGATGTCCCTGTCTCTGTCATCGCCGCGACCGCGAAAATCAGCCCGTCAGAACACCCTCCCGACCTGTCGGACGGCGAGGCCGGCCACGAACAGTTGTCGGCCCCCGAGTCGGTCACCGTCGTCGATCCGGTCTTCGAGCGCACGTCGGCGGCCCTGGTCGACGGGTATCTTACTGAGGACGGTGTTCTCGATGCGGATGCCATCTCGGAGTACGCAGCGGATCACACACAGGCCGCCGCCTGGAAGCAATCGTTAACCGGCCCGAGTGCCAACGACGGGCCGGGGCGACAGTGA